From Pelosinus fermentans DSM 17108, the proteins below share one genomic window:
- a CDS encoding uroporphyrinogen decarboxylase family protein: protein MVFEAMTPLERMAAYNKGAVIDRLPCVPIVGNTAARVIGVKVSEFQGNGKLIAKAQIAAYRRFRYDVIRIFTDLYGQAEAMGAKVYYPADETAYLDVPAISNIADIRSLQPADPYKDGNLPQHLEAMKLTLEAVGKEVPVTGAITGPFTNAAFLIGTENLVRLVGRNPQAVHDLCQLSLETALRYAKAIVDIGCTPSLTDAMSSGTIISPKQFQEFSYPYIKRLIHYIHSRGKTVTLHICGKTDKLWDLMVDAGADSISIDNVANLLEAKVKVGHRVRLMGNIAPSEVMLQGTPHDVRVAVNQCVQQAYDSPKGYIVASGCSLPTETPFVNIDAMMDAVRKIGDPS, encoded by the coding sequence ATGGTTTTTGAGGCGATGACACCATTAGAGAGAATGGCGGCTTATAATAAGGGAGCGGTAATTGATCGATTGCCTTGCGTACCTATTGTTGGGAATACTGCGGCAAGAGTAATCGGTGTCAAGGTGTCTGAATTCCAGGGAAATGGAAAATTAATAGCGAAGGCACAAATTGCAGCCTATCGTCGATTTCGCTATGATGTGATCAGAATTTTTACGGATTTGTATGGGCAGGCTGAGGCAATGGGAGCCAAAGTTTATTATCCGGCTGATGAGACTGCTTATCTTGATGTGCCAGCCATTAGCAATATTGCAGACATTCGTAGTCTGCAACCTGCGGACCCTTATAAGGATGGTAATTTGCCTCAACATCTAGAAGCTATGAAACTTACTCTGGAAGCGGTAGGTAAGGAGGTGCCCGTTACTGGGGCAATTACTGGTCCCTTCACCAATGCAGCTTTTCTGATTGGTACGGAAAACTTAGTCCGGCTTGTAGGAAGAAATCCACAAGCTGTGCACGACTTGTGTCAGCTGTCATTAGAAACGGCACTGCGGTATGCAAAGGCGATTGTTGATATTGGTTGTACGCCTAGCCTGACAGATGCGATGTCCTCGGGAACCATCATTAGCCCAAAACAATTTCAGGAGTTTTCTTATCCTTATATTAAAAGGCTTATTCATTACATTCACTCTCGGGGGAAAACAGTCACATTGCATATTTGTGGTAAAACCGATAAATTGTGGGATCTAATGGTCGATGCTGGCGCAGACAGCATTAGCATCGACAATGTCGCCAATCTATTGGAAGCTAAGGTGAAAGTAGGTCATAGAGTACGTCTTATGGGGAACATTGCACCATCAGAAGTTATGCTGCAAGGCACGCCCCATGATGTAAGGGTGGCAGTGAATCAATGTGTACAACAAGCTTATGACAGCCCGAAGGGATATATTGTGGCTTCCGGTTGCAGTCTTCCTACAGAAACGCCGTTTGTCAACATTGACGCCATGATGGATGCGGTGCGAAAAATAGGCGACCCCAGTTAA
- a CDS encoding corrinoid protein: MANNKEELLKQLADAVVDMDEEKAVELSQIIVAEGIDAYEAIEKGLSAGMEVAGRLFEEEEYFIPELLMCSDAMYAGLSVLKPHLKAKEGAAEEKVKIVIGVIEGDTHDIGKNLVKILLETSGYEIIDLGRDISPQKFIDTAKEQDAKIIAISTLMTTTMDGLAEVIRLLQQQDIREQFKVMIGGAPVSQAFADKIGADSYAVNAATAVRLARQLTGGAA, translated from the coding sequence ATGGCAAATAATAAAGAAGAATTACTCAAACAGTTGGCTGATGCTGTGGTAGACATGGATGAAGAAAAAGCGGTGGAGTTATCCCAAATTATCGTAGCGGAAGGTATTGATGCCTATGAAGCGATTGAAAAGGGGCTTTCTGCTGGTATGGAAGTGGCAGGGCGGCTGTTTGAAGAGGAAGAATATTTTATTCCTGAACTGTTAATGTGTTCGGATGCTATGTATGCCGGACTTAGTGTTTTGAAACCCCATCTTAAAGCGAAAGAAGGAGCTGCAGAGGAAAAAGTCAAAATTGTCATTGGAGTTATTGAAGGTGATACTCACGATATTGGTAAAAATCTGGTGAAGATTTTATTAGAAACTTCTGGCTATGAGATAATTGATCTTGGGCGGGATATTTCACCACAGAAATTTATTGATACAGCAAAAGAACAGGATGCTAAAATTATTGCTATTTCCACGCTAATGACAACAACGATGGATGGGCTGGCAGAAGTCATCCGCTTACTGCAGCAGCAAGATATTCGAGAACAGTTTAAAGTCATGATTGGCGGTGCGCCCGTTTCACAAGCCTTTGCTGATAAAATCGGTGCAGATAGTTACGCTGTGAATGCGGCAACTGCCGTACGTTTGGCTCGGCAGCTTACCGGAGGAGCGGCCTAA